A stretch of Lachancea thermotolerans CBS 6340 chromosome D complete sequence DNA encodes these proteins:
- the SEC63 gene encoding protein-transporting protein SEC63 (similar to uniprot|P14906 Saccharomyces cerevisiae YOR254C SEC63 Essential subunit of Sec63 complex (Sec63p Sec62p Sec66p and Sec72p) with Sec61 complex Kar2p/BiP and Lhs1p forms a channel competent for SRP-dependent and post-translational SRP-independent protein targeting and import into the ER), which produces MTQSYDYDEGSETWPFFVLAVLCVVLVPLTLMQAYEIIAAKDEDSSSQSSPLEKLSEKYTGDQVKRFRAKFAPKKSKLLARRNLVIIAGWCMVAFLINKIGSNGAIKDAATLLFDPYALLDISASSTDREIRSAYRKLSVKFHPDKLSKDLSADERTVLEEQYVMITKAYKALTDEITRENYLRYGHPDGPQATSHGIALPKFLVDSSASTLMVLGYIALLGFILPFFVSRWWSKTQSFTKKGIHARSASYFADRLFNFKPSQVVTTGLILNWLSHAAEFKLLYPDLTQETFESLLYDHINRRHSGELETAKLRIVAKTHALLFGLLDIATTFRNLEISTVAIDTFKSIVQATPLTSHSQILQLPNVDAKRFEEGSVDDIRTLGKLFTFEDEKIGKILGIEDETKLRETLSVAANIPHLKLLRAEFTVPGESVVTPLSTPHISVKVLVRSAKHKFFTPNKIPDELYKEEQDFDSLRDPFASLSNQPALPRTFAPHFPAKRSGCWCALVVLQKDGKVIQTPMLVDRLSFANLNKDFDKRTVKDLEKEFNPEEWEIGTIKIPFSQPAPDQKGDYYFRVIVKSTEYFGADLDFTLPMMVRELSEVEGAEKIADDSASDEDDSDLEDDEEDSNDELEDDEDSDYTDIDTDTEVEEN; this is translated from the coding sequence ATGACGCAGAGCTACGACTATGATGAAGGCTCTGAGACATGGCCGTTTTTTGTTCTGGCAGTTCTTTGTGTAGTCCTGGTGCCGTTGACACTAATGCAAGCCTACGAGATAATTGCCGCCAAAGACGAAGACAGTTCAAGCCAGAGCTCTCCATTAGAAAAGCTGTCCGAAAAATACACCGGTGATCAGGTCAAAAGATTTAGGGCTAAGTTCGctccaaagaaatcaaagcTGTTGGCTAGAAGGAACCTGGTGATCATCGCAGGTTGGTGCATGGTGGCGTTTCTAATCAACAAAATCGGTTCAAATGGTGCTATTAAAGATGCGGCGACGCTTCTCTTTGACCCATATGCCCTTCTGGATATTTCGGCTAGCTCTACGGATCGTGAAATCCGTTCTGCATACAGGAAGCTCTCGGTCAAGTTCCATCCAGACAAACTGTCAAAAGATTTGAGTGCTGACGAGAGGACTGTGTTGGAAGAGCAGTACGTTATGATTACAAAGGCTTACAAAGCGCTAACCGATGAAATTACCAGGGAAAACTACCTTAGGTACGGTCATCCAGATGGGCCGCAAGCCACCTCCCACGGAATTGCGCTTCCTAAGTTCTTGGTGGACAGCTCGGCTTCTACGTTGATGGTCTTAGGCTACATCGCGCTTCTTGGGTTCATTTTGCCCTTTTTTGTGAGCAGATGGTGGTCAAAGACGCAGTCTTTTACCAAGAAAGGCATCCACGCAAGGTCTGCTTCATACTTCGCCGATAGACTATTTAACTTTAAGCCTTCTCAAGTTGTTACAACTGGCTTAATTTTAAACTGGCTATCACATGCAGCTGAATTCAAGTTATTGTACCCTGACCTTACTCAAGAAACTTTCGAGTCTCTTTTGTATGATCATATCAATCGCAGACACAGCGGCGAGCTGGAAACGGCTAAACTCAGAATAGTTGCGAAAACTCACGCACTCCTTTTTGGGCTACTTGACATAGCTACAACCTTTAGAAACTTGGAAATCTCAACAGTGGCAATTGATACTTTCAAGAGCATTGTTCAAGCAACTCCACTGACTTCACATTCGCAAATATTACAGCTACCTAACGTCGACGCTAAacgttttgaagaaggatcAGTTGATGATATTCGCACTCTGGGAAAATTGTTTACCTTCGAAGACGAGAAGATTGGTAAAATTTTAGGAATCGAAGATGAGACCAAGCTTCGCGAAACATTGAGTGTTGCGGCTAATATCCCACATCTGAAACTTCTAAGGGCCGAGTTTACTGTCCCTGGAGAGAGTGTGGTGACGCCATTGTCCACCCCTCACATATCTGTAAAGGTCCTAGTCAGATCTGCCAAGCACAAGTTCTTCACACCAAATAAAATCCCAGATGAGTTATacaaagaagagcaagactTCGACTCATTAAGGGACCCATTCGCATCTCTTTCCAATCAGCCCGCATTACCTCGCACTTTTGCGCCTCATTTCCCTGCCAAGCGCAGTGGCTGCTGGTGCGCACTCgttgtgcttcaaaaggacGGCAAGGTTATTCAAACTCCCATGCTGGTGGATAGATTATCTTTTGCAAATCTGAACAAAGACTTCGATAAGAGAACGGTCAAGGACCTTGAGAAGGAGTTCAATCCCGAAGAATGGGAAATTGGCACAATAAAAATTCCTTTCAGTCAGCCTGCTCCTGATCAAAAAGGAGACTACTACTTCAGGGTTATTGTCAAGAGCACCGAATACTTTGGCGCAGACTTGGATTTTACTTTGCCAATGATGGTGCGTGAGCTGTCAGAGGTCGAAGGGGCCGAAAAGATAGCGGATGATTCAGCCTCAGACGAGGACGATAGTGACCttgaagacgacgaagaagacagTAATGACGAActcgaagatgacgaggacAGTGATTATACTGATATCGACACGGACActgaagttgaagaaaattaa
- the MEX67 gene encoding Mex67p (similar to uniprot|Q99257 Saccharomyces cerevisiae YPL169C MEX67 Poly(A)RNA binding protein involved in nuclear mRNA export component of the nuclear pore ortholog of human TAP): MNNLFQNSNNVGVAAQQAVLQNRVKVGVKGWQNATKQDLVSFVSRKTRIGIQDSYVEGNLVIGFVNSRNEASSLLNWNGVRFAGNALKFEILGDNVGLGGAPGTNNTIALLKAFLYKRYNPQAKMLDLGNLRNDPDLTANGLFSTTSTQSKMFPAMMKLASKEDQMVVESVNLSNNNLKDLNMISSLAQTYPNLKNLCLANNQISRFRALEVWKNKFKDLRELLMMNNPITTEPLYRSEIMRLFPKLIILDSVLLRDENKLQQIYSLPMKLQQFFFETNELGQSSIDFVSNFLNLWDTNRTQLMALYTPQSQFSVCIDSSVPSSSVPNSDQNPTFSYYLPLSRNLTKISSDKTKQQRLALGQEAIDKLFRSLPKTKHALQEQPLNYSLEAFSYPQVNGFIITLHGFFDESGAPEIDANKSTPNTSGNRNRRFNHGHGSSTNKLTKKSFDRTWVIVPNPGGVVVASDMLTIRPYADGSWLQAQAQPQAVSQPPIQSQQHPQSQPQVPLPNNPQSQLPNVIQPQIPGVAQTPVPNMPLQGSVGVPLLLPPEVQSKLSPVQLELLNRLHQQTRLNAEYTYMLADQSGWNFDVALKGFQDSVNNIPREAFI, translated from the coding sequence ATGAATAACCTATTCCAAAACTCGAATAACGTCGGAGTTGCTGCGCAGCAAGCCGTGCTGCAGAACCGAGTTAAGGTCGGTGTCAAGGGCTGGCAAAACGCTACAAAGCAAGATCTGGTAAGCTTTGTCAGCCGAAAAACAAGAATCGGAATACAGGATTCGTATGTGGAAGGCAATCTCGTGATTGGGTTTGTCAACAGCCGTAATGAGGCGAGTTCGCTCCTCAATTGGAATGGCGTGCGCTTTGCGGGAAATGCActgaaatttgaaattttgggCGACAATGTCGGATTAGGCGGAGCACCTGGTACTAATAATACTATTGCTCTCCTCAAAGCATTCCTCTACAAGCGCTACAACCCGCAGGCTAAAATGCTAGACTTGGGGAACTTGCGCAACGATCCTGACCTTACCGCTAACGGATTATTTTCCACCACATCCACGCAGTCCAAGATGTTTCCAGCcatgatgaagttggcaTCCAAAGAAGACCAAATGGTGGTGGAGAGCGTGAACTTGTCAAATAACAATTTGAAAGACCTCAACATGATTTCGTCGCTAGCGCAGACATATCCTAACCTGAAGAACTTATGCCTAGCTAACAACCAGATATCAAGATTTCGCGCCTTGGAGGTgtggaaaaacaagttcaaagatCTTCGTGAGCTCCTAATGATGAATAACCCTATTACGACAGAACCCTTATATCGCTCAGAAATTATGCGTCTCTTCCCCAAGCTGATCATTCTTGACAGCGTGCTCTTGAGGGATGAGAACAAACTGCAGCAAATTTATTCCTTGCCAATGAAACTTCAGcagtttttctttgagaccAACGAGTTGGGACAATCGTCAATAGACTTCGTTTCAAACTTTCTCAATCTTTGGGACACTAATAGAACTCAATTGATGGCGCTGTACACGCCTCAATCCCAGTTTTCTGTCTGCATAGATTCATCAGTGCCAAGCTCTAGCGTACCCAATTCGGATCAAAACCCAACATTCAGTTATTATCTGCCCTTGTCTCGGAACCTCACCAAAATATCTAGTGATAAAACTAAGCAGCAAAGACTCGCATTAGGCCAAGAAGCAATTGATAAGCTTTTTAGGTCGCTGCCTAAAACTAAACATGCCTTGCAGGAACAACCTTTAAACTATTCTCTGGAAGCGTTTTCCTATCCACAAGTTAATGGGTTCATAATTACGCTGCACggcttttttgatgaaagtGGTGCACCAGAAATTGACGCTAATAAATCAACGCCTAACACTTCTGGGAATAGAAACAGGCGTTTCAATCACGGGCACGGCAGTTCCACCAATAAGctaacaaaaaaatcattTGATAGGACATGGGTTATTGTGCCTAACCCAGGGGGTGTGGTGGTAGCTTCTGATATGCTGACTATTAGACCATATGCTGATGGCTCGTGGCTACAGGCTCAGGCGCAACCACAAGCAGTGAGCCAACCTCCAATCCAGTCGCAACAACATCCCCAATCTCAACCTCAAGTCCCGCTGCCCAACAACCCCCAGTCCCAGCTGCCAAATGTTATTCAACCCCAAATTCCTGGTGTAGCACAAACGCCGGTCCCTAATATGCCGCTTCAAGGATCCGTGGGCGTCCCTCTACTGCTTCCACCAGAGGTTCAGTCAAAGCTAAGCCCTGTACAGTTAGAGTTACTCAACAGACTTCACCAACAAACTAGGCTGAATGCTGAATACACGTACATGCTGGCGGACCAAAGCGGGTGGAATTTCGACGTTGCTTTAAAGGGTTTCCAGGACAGTGTAAATAATATACCAAGAGAAGCTTTCATCTGA
- the OSW1 gene encoding Osw1p (weakly similar to uniprot|Q08692 Saccharomyces cerevisiae YOR255W OSW1 Protein of unknown function required for the construction of the outer spore wall layers) — MRAPPAPRKSRARFVRRKAGQVYQVISLRRLKKKYNLHRLHKIHRNNIRNGNPRGVPPYRCDALSFSNELLHVTSNSVSPAAKHKPLLIASFPNGCSRSPRVKILQKNMLSRFWMSKRRFKLRRFNPGLEKAFIDEEDALSNDCFRSCRLIKKQTSKFADVKFDFEKKNVFKTVCMSTDHLEDRTPRFLEFNAGQSIRLEEFPSLNLARGEIRNFERPGPFALECEASVLQQLRQKAKHRLEWLRWNVSELAPRLSTLAAPDVFIVSGIVRPYDASSDLLDADLRTMQTKISALVEASRHAGSAFNSYNQMLRKLETISPRASKTIRRATTRQLVR, encoded by the coding sequence ATGAGGGCCCCACCTGCTCCgagaaaatcaagagcGCGGTTTGTCCGTCGAAAGGCGGGGCAAGTCTATCAAGTTATATCCCTTCGAAGATTAAAGAAAAAATATAATCTACACCGGCTTCATAAAATACATCGCAACAACATCCGCAATGGGAACCCAAGGGGAGTGCCTCCATACAGATGTGACGCCCtatcattttcaaatgagTTACTGCATGTTACATCAAATTCCGTCTCGCCAGCAGCTAAGCACAAGCCACTATTGATAGCATCCTTTCCAAACGGCTGTTCACGCTCTCCCCGTGTCaagattcttcaaaaaaacatGCTTTCGAGGTTTTGGATGAGCAAGAGACGTTTCAAATTACGCAGGTTCAACCCAGGCCTCGAAAAAGCCTTTATTGATGAGGAAGACGCCCTTAGCAATGACTGCTTTCGTAGCTGTCGCCTTATAAAAAAGCagacttcaaagtttgcaGACGTCAAGttcgattttgaaaagaagaacgtATTTAAGACAGTTTGCATGTCGACGGATCATCTCGAAGATCGCACCCCTCGATTTTTGGAGTTCAATGCAGGGCAGAGCATTCGGCTCGAGGAATTTCCATCGCTAAACTTAGCCAGAGGAGAAATAAGAAATTTTGAGCGACCAGGGCCATTTGCTTTAGAGTGCGAAGCCAGCGTTCTTCAACAGTTAAGACAGAAAGCAAAGCATAGGCTAGAATGGTTGCGCTGGAACGTGAGTGAGTTAGCTCCGAGACTTTCGACTCTGGCCGCCCCTGACGTCTTTATTGTAAGTGGCATTGTGCGGCCGTATGATGCTTCATCCGATTTGCTCGACGCAGACCTGCGAACAATGCAGACAAAAATCTCTGCATTAGTTGAGGCGTCGAGGCATGCCGGGAGCGCCTTCAACAGCTACAACCAGATGCTACGTAAGCTAGAGACAATTTCACCAAGAGCAAGCAAAACTATTCGACGTGCAACTACACGGCAACTCGTTAGGTAA
- the DAP1 gene encoding Dap1p (highly similar to uniprot|Q12091 Saccharomyces cerevisiae YPL170W DAP1 Heme-binding protein involved in regulation of cytochrome P450 protein Erg11p damage response protein related to mammalian membrane progesterone receptors mutations lead to defects in telomeres mitochondria and sterol synthesis) produces the protein MSFVKNFLFGGVKTSEDPTGLTGEVADNQTAKTEEPIVEGKFFPRTLYKYNGHDDEKIFIAIKGKVFDCSQGRQFYGPSGPYSNFAGHDASRGLATNSFELDTLRHWDQPMDDLSDLTGQDMESLNGWLEHFQNKYPCIGELVPEPGVNI, from the coding sequence ATGTCTTTtgtgaagaactttttgtttggcGGCGTGAAGACCAGCGAAGACCCTACTGGTCTGACAGGGGAAGTTGCTGATAACCAAACGGCAAAGACCGAAGAACCAATCGTGGAGGGAAAGTTCTTTCCAAGGACACTATACAAATACAACGGACATGACGACGAGAAGATTTTCATTGCGATAAAAGGCAAAGTGTTCGACTGCTCCCAAGGGAGGCAATTTTATGGGCCTAGTGGGCCATACTCCAACTTTGCTGGCCACGACGCGTCCCGTGGTCTAGCAACTAACTCCTTTGAGCTAGACACGCTTAGACACTGGGACCAGCCCATGGATGATTTGTCAGACCTCACTGGCCAGGACATGGAGTCCTTGAATGGTTGGCTAGAGCACTTCCAGAACAAGTACCCATGCATCGGAGAGCTAGTCCCAGAGCCGGGCGTGAACATCTAA
- a CDS encoding KLTH0D11858p (similar to uniprot|Q08919 Saccharomyces cerevisiae YPL176C): MVSSSNRYRPVGQDDIGDSPESNDSSASLAAEELPPNPPGYVEEMREGQEPQFEIMDFDEDPLASTQSRVARLRQKFKNCVVTPVRNRIADPLAVLMSMASHKVDYYLSKIGNPLILRRFVYVFFASLFIYYVSSSGLLPSERTTGTRGMFSDKTQLMSYAKRALDLSKMENDLEYISSMPHMAGTKGDFAVSQYIREAFANNGLRVAGDAAFKTYLNYPGNVSLTAYAKSGGKLSLELSEQNFNPLSVKGEVREANLLYAHYGSGEDYRKLKEENLIDDNTVALIHYSKNAGEQVVEAQEAGIKAIFFISDGYGEDQIDSIQQKSVQNFRYDMGDPLSPGWTSSLRNRIELSESLMVPKIPTIPLSRRQAEQLRKEMTKEGGIKFEDGWYSGTANDLKIDFSLDPVVRQEHFSWSIAGRIEGREQSDKAIIISSARDSACTGCTYPNYGTAALLSLAQLFQQVKYKYGWKPLRTIYFISYDASQFGHAGATELLESELIKIKNEVYTVLDISQLGVTSDSLNLDIQAHPLLFDFLKDEDLKTGVDTEIRTVQQFGDWSAFLAHGIPVAAISAPHVLERKYPIESCDDTFERLKQSINEDYWEKSSEVLLYVFKMALKLADEPMIPLGIAQYSETLQQLLQDLQESAEGLDVDFEQLGEGITAWKRIDEQSTNWVRAWNNIVMVENEGIEPSFVAVDRWNWNKKLTHIGIRHCALQGLPHRPFYKNVLFGPTLKDQSPHSSWSFPGIKDAIFDRDATRAQDQANLAAEILLKSAESFIEYAGST; encoded by the coding sequence ATggtgagctcttcaaacaGGTACAGACCAGTTGGGCAAGATGACATTGGAGACTCGCCAGAATCTAACGATTCGTCGGCTTCCTTGGCCGCTGAAGAACTGCCTCCGAACCCACCTGGTTACGTTGAGGAAATGAGAGAAGGCCAGGAGCCTCAGTTTGAAATAATGGACTTTGACGAGGACCCGCTAGCAAGCACCCAGAGTAGAGTCGCACGCCTTAGgcaaaagttcaaaaactgtgTCGTGACCCCTGTGAGGAACAGAATCGCTGATCCGCTTGCGGTGTTGATGTCTATGGCCTCACACAAAGTTGACTACTACCTCAGTAAAATCGGGAATCCGCTGATACTACGGCGGTTTGTTTATGTTTTCTTTGCGTCGCTATTCATTTACTATGTGTCCTCAAGCGGGCTTTTGCCTAGTGAGAGAACTACTGGTACCCGAGGGATGTTTTCCGATAAAACGCAGTTGATGTCTTATGCTAAAAGGGCTTTGGAtctatcaaaaatggaaaacGATCTGGAATACATTAGCAGTATGCCTCACATGGCTGGAACAAAGGGTGACTTTGCAGTTTCCCAATATATAAGAGAAGCGTTTGCGAATAATGGGCTCCGTGTGGCTGGAGAtgcagctttcaaaacgtATCTTAACTACCCTGGGAATGTGAGCTTGACTGCTTATGCCAAATCTGGGGGAAAGTTGAGCCTGGAATTGAGTGAACAGAATTTCAACCCTTTGAGCGTTAAAGGTGAAGTCAGAGAGGCTAACCTACTGTATGCACATTATGGTTCGGGAGAAGATTACCGAAAATTAAAAGAGGAAAACTTGATTGACGACAACACAGTAGCCCTGATTCATTACAGCAAAAATGCCGGAGAGCAGGTTGTGGAGGCGCAGGAGGCCGGTATAAAAGCCATATTTTTCATTTCTGACGGTTACGGCGAAGACCAAATTGATAGCATCCAGCAAAAAtctgttcaaaattttcgctACGACATGGGGGACCCTTTATCTCCGGGCTGGACATCATCCCTACGAAACAGAATCGAGCTAAGCGAATCTCTTATGGTTCCAAAGATTCCAACCATCCCACTTTCTCGGAGACAGGCCGAACAATTACGGAAAGAAATGACCAAAGAAGGTGGCATTAAGTTCGAGGATGGATGGTACAGTGGCACTGCGAATGACCTAAAGATTGATTTTTCATTAGATCCTGTTGTTAGGCAGGAGCACTTTTCTTGGAGCATCGCTGGGAGAATCGAAGGCAGGGAACAATCAGACAAAGCTATTATAATAAGTTCAGCTCGAGACTCTGCTTGCACAGGGTGCACCTACCCAAACTATGGGACGGCCGCTTTATTATCCTTGGCACAACTGTTTCAGCAGGTAAAATATAAATACGGCTGGAAACCACTGAGGACCATCTATTTTATCTCTTATGATGCCTCTCAATTTGGACACGCGGGTGCCACTGAGCTTCTAGAGTCCGAACTTATCAAGATTAAGAATGAGGTTTACACAGTGCTGGACATTAGCCAGCTGGGTGTTACCTCCGATAGTCTTAACCTCGACATCCAAGCACACCctctgctttttgattttttgaaggatgaGGACCTAAAAACGGGCGTTGATACCGAGATCAGGACTGTGCAACAATTTGGCGACTGGAGCGCCTTCCTTGCACACGGTATCCCTGTGGCAGCGATATCAGCGCCTCATGTACTAGAAAGAAAATACCCCATTGAAAGCTGCGATGACACCTTCGAGCGCCTAAAGCAATCTATAAATGAGGATTACTGGGaaaaaagctcagaagTGCTGCTATATGTGTTCAAGATGGCTCTCAAGTTGGCCGACGAGCCTATGATTCCTCTAGGAATTGCGCAGTACAGCGAGACCCTACAGCAGTTGTTGCAGGACCTTCAAGAGAGTGCGGAAGGCTTGGATGTCGACTTCGAGCAGCTCGGCGAGGGCATTACTGCTTGGAAACGCATTGACGAACAATCCACCAATTGGGTTCGTGCGTGGAATAATATCGTGATGGTCGAGAATGAGGGCATTGAACCTTCCTTTGTCGCCGTTGATAGGTGGAATTGGAACAAGAAATTAACGCACATTGGTATAAGGCACTGTGCGCTCCAAGGCTTGCCGCATAGGCCATTCTACAAAAATGTTCTCTTCGGTCCTACTCTAAAGGACCAAAGTCCGCATAGCTCATGGAGTTTTCCAGGTATCAAAGACGCAATCTTCGACAGGGATGCAACTAGAGCACAAGACCAAGCGAACTTAGCGGCGGAAATTCTGCTAAAATCAGCAGAATCGTTTATAGAGTACGCAGGAAGCACCTAG
- the SPT14 gene encoding phosphatidylinositol N-acetylglucosaminyltransferase SPT14 (similar to uniprot|P32363 Saccharomyces cerevisiae YPL175W SPT14 UDP-GlcNAc-binding and catalytic subunit of the enzyme that mediates the first step in glycosylphosphatidylinositol (GPI) biosynthesis mutations cause defects in transcription and in biogenesis of cell wall proteins), whose protein sequence is MVCDFFYPQLGGVEFHIYHLSQKLISLGHLVVIITHAYGDRTGVRYLTNGLKVYHIPYFVAYRETAFPTIFGSFLIVRNILIREQIQIVHTHVSVSPLTHETLLHANVMGLQTLLTDHSLYGFDTLSEILNNKMLKFALTNTGAVICVSNTCKENMIIRSKLNPSSISVIPNAVVSHDFTPATKGSKAPGEITIVVISRLYPNKGADLLTHIIPRICEIEDKVKFIIGGDGPKFVDFQQMIESYRLQDKVQLVGAVQHENVRDVLCRGDIYLHASLTEAFGTALVEAASCGLLIVTTTAGGIPEVLPKHMTVFAQETSVSCLVAATRKAIQSLREGTVDTTSFHEEISSMYDWVDVAKRTVAVYDSLAQSPMPRNKSWYKMLKNFHERNDGPWAMPLYVLCYLVENMLYLFLEWWYPRSEIDLAPKWPINQNHAASP, encoded by the coding sequence ATGGTGTGCGACTTTTTCTACCCCCAACTTGGGGGGGTCGAGTTCCACATATATCACTTATCTCAGAAGCTGATAAGTCTGGGACATTTAGTAGTCATTATAACACACGCCTACGGCGACCGCACGGGAGTTCGATATTTGACAAATGGCCTTAAGGTTTATCACATACCTTATTTTGTCGCATATCGCGAGACAGCATTCCCCACAATCTTTGGCAGTTTCCTGATAGTTAGAAATATCCTGATCCGAGAACAAATCCAGATCGTCCACACCCATGTGAGCGTATCTCCATTGACACATGAAACTCTTTTGCATGCCAATGTTATGGGTCTACAAACCTTGCTTACCGATCACTCTCTGTATGGTTTCGATACATTATCGGAGATTCTTAATAATAAAATGTTAAAATTCGCTTTGACCAACACTGGTGCTGTCATATGTGTCTCTAACActtgcaaagaaaacatgATTATCAGATCGAAATTAAATCCGTCCAGTATTTCTGTTATACCGAATGCAGTGGTTAGCCATGATTTTACTCCCGCTACAAAAGGTTCGAAGGCTCCAGGTGAAATAACAATTGTCGTGATATCTCGGCTCTATCCTAACAAAGGTGCTGACCTGCTCACTCACATCATTCCTCGCATTTGtgaaattgaagacaagGTCAAATTCATTATAGGCGGAGATGGCCCTAAGTTTGTCGATTTTCAGCAGATGATAGAATCTTATAGGCTTCAAGATAAAGTTCAGCTAGTGGGAGCTGTTCAGCATGAAAACGTCAGAGATGTATTGTGTCGCGGTGATATTTATTTACATGCAAGTCTAACTGAAGCTTTTGGTACTGCGCTAGTAGAAGCAGCTTCCTGTGGGCTTTTAATTGTTACAACCACAGCTGGAGGTATTCCCGAagttcttccaaagcaTATGACCGTTTTTGCGCAAGAAACATCAGTATCATGCCTGGTTGCCGCTACCAGGAAAGCTATACAATCTTTACGGGAAGGCACTGTTGACACAACTTCCTTCCATGAGGAGATATCTTCCATGTATGATTGGGTTGACGTGGCAAAACGGACAGTAGCAGTTTATGATTCATTAGCGCAGAGTCCGATGCCAAGAAATAAGTCATGGTATAAAAtgctaaaaaattttcatgaaagaaatgatgGGCCTTGGGCTATGCCGCTCTATGTGCTTTGTTACCTAGTGGAAAATATGCTCTACCTTTTCCTAGAATGGTGGTACCCCCGAAGTGAAATTGATTTGGCGCCAAAATGGCCAATTAACCAAAACCACGCAGCAAGCCCGTAA